A window of the Sphingobium sp. CAP-1 genome harbors these coding sequences:
- a CDS encoding DUF962 domain-containing protein: MKRFRDFWPYYLQEHARAGTRALHYAGTSLAVGLLAAAPFAGHWWVAVALPVAGYGFAWAGHGLIEHNRPATFRYPFWSLRADFVMLQRFLTGRIAGDLVRAGVRADGTVDPARRIMG, encoded by the coding sequence ATGAAACGCTTTCGCGATTTCTGGCCCTATTATTTGCAGGAACATGCGCGCGCCGGCACGCGCGCGCTCCATTATGCGGGCACCAGCCTGGCCGTGGGGTTGCTGGCGGCGGCGCCCTTTGCCGGCCATTGGTGGGTTGCGGTGGCGCTGCCGGTCGCGGGCTATGGTTTCGCCTGGGCGGGCCACGGCCTGATCGAACATAATCGGCCGGCGACCTTTCGCTATCCCTTCTGGTCGCTGCGCGCCGATTTCGTGATGCTGCAACGCTTCCTGACCGGCCGGATCGCCGGCGATCTCGTCAGGGCCGGCGTGCGGGCGGACGGCACGGTCGATCCGGCGCGGCGGATCATGGGCTGA